One Methanocaldococcus villosus KIN24-T80 genomic window carries:
- the hpt gene encoding hypoxanthine/guanine phosphoribosyltransferase, with translation MLLEETLKSCPIVKRGNYDYFIHPITDGVPVVKPELLREVAVRILKVGNFDEVDKIVTAEAMGIHLATILSIYTDIPFVIMRKRQYNLPNEIPVFQKTGYSKGQLYLNGINKGDKVVIVDDVISTGGTMMAIISALEKAGAEIKDIICVIERGNGKEIVEKKTGYKIKTLVKVDVVDGKLIIY, from the coding sequence TTGTTATTGGAAGAAACTTTAAAATCTTGCCCTATAGTTAAAAGAGGTAATTATGACTATTTTATTCATCCAATAACTGACGGTGTGCCTGTAGTTAAACCTGAGCTATTAAGAGAAGTGGCTGTGAGAATATTAAAGGTTGGGAATTTTGATGAAGTGGATAAAATAGTTACTGCTGAAGCTATGGGTATACACTTGGCAACAATATTATCTATATATACAGATATACCATTTGTTATTATGAGGAAAAGACAATATAATTTACCAAATGAAATTCCTGTCTTTCAAAAGACAGGATATAGCAAGGGGCAATTATATTTAAATGGAATAAATAAAGGGGATAAAGTAGTGATTGTTGATGATGTGATATCTACAGGAGGAACTATGATGGCAATAATCTCTGCATTAGAAAAGGCTGGGGCAGAGATAAAGGATATAATATGTGTTATAGAGAGAGGTAATGGAAAAGAAATAGTAGAGAAAAAAACAGGATATAAAATAAAGACTTTGGTTAAAGTAGATGTTGTGGATGGAAAATTAATTATTTATTAA
- a CDS encoding translation initiation factor IF-2 subunit alpha, producing MRKEFPEEGDIVIGVVKEVKPYGAFVELLEYPGKEGMIHISEVTSGWVKNIRDHVKPGQRVVAKVLRVDEKKGHIDLSLKRISEQQRREKIQEWKRFQRASKMLERAAEKLGKSLEEAWDEVGYLLEDEFGELYNAFETLVIEGKEALEGLDISEDWKNVLYEVAKESIELTNVEVEGIIEMTCFEPDGIDRIKKALKEALKANPYEDVEVKITYVGAPKYRVEVIAPDYKSGEEVFKNVCESAIKAIKKLKGEGKYYRVKS from the coding sequence ATGAGAAAAGAATTCCCAGAAGAAGGGGATATAGTTATAGGGGTTGTTAAAGAAGTTAAGCCTTATGGTGCCTTTGTAGAGCTTTTAGAATATCCTGGAAAAGAGGGAATGATTCACATATCAGAAGTAACTTCTGGATGGGTAAAAAATATTAGAGATCATGTTAAACCTGGACAGAGAGTTGTTGCTAAGGTTTTGAGAGTTGATGAGAAGAAAGGGCATATTGATTTATCATTAAAAAGAATTAGTGAACAGCAGAGAAGAGAAAAAATACAAGAATGGAAAAGGTTCCAAAGAGCATCTAAAATGTTAGAAAGAGCTGCTGAAAAATTAGGAAAAAGTTTAGAAGAAGCTTGGGATGAAGTGGGATATTTACTTGAAGATGAATTTGGTGAGCTATATAATGCATTTGAAACACTTGTTATAGAAGGTAAAGAAGCATTAGAAGGGTTGGATATTAGTGAGGATTGGAAGAATGTTTTATATGAAGTGGCTAAAGAGAGTATAGAGCTTACAAATGTCGAAGTTGAAGGAATTATAGAAATGACTTGCTTTGAGCCTGATGGAATAGATAGAATAAAGAAAGCTTTAAAAGAAGCTTTAAAAGCAAATCCATATGAGGATGTTGAGGTTAAGATAACTTATGTTGGAGCTCCTAAATATAGAGTGGAAGTTATTGCTCCAGACTATAAAAGTGGAGAGGAAGTATTTAAAAACGTCTGTGAAAGTGCAATAAAGGCCATTAAAAAGCTTAAAGGTGAAGGGAAATATTATAGAGTGAAATCATGA
- a CDS encoding RNA-protein complex protein Nop10 — MKIRKCPKCGKYTLKDICIYCGEKTFVPKPPKFSLEDKWGKYRRMLKRSLKCKNSD, encoded by the coding sequence ATGAAGATTAGAAAATGCCCAAAATGTGGAAAATACACTTTAAAGGATATATGTATTTATTGTGGAGAGAAAACATTTGTCCCAAAACCTCCAAAATTTTCTTTAGAAGATAAATGGGGAAAATATAGAAGAATGTTAAAAAGGTCTTTAAAATGCAAAAACTCAGATTAA